Below is a genomic region from Elusimicrobiota bacterium.
CCAATTGCCGACGGAGGTCCAAGGTCGTGTGCGGGCGGTGGTGGTGGGGAAAGAAACCCGTCCCGGTCCTTATTTGGATTTGGTTCGGTCCCTCGGCTTGGGCGACCGGGTGCAATTTGAATCGCCCCAGGTTCACGTCGAAGCCCTCTACCACGCGCTCGACGTCTACGTCCACCCGGCGCCCTTCGAGGAATTCGGCATGAGCGTTCAAGAGGCCATGGCCTGCGGCGTCCCGGTGCTGACGAGCCGCCGGGTGGGGGCGGCGGAACTCTGGCCGGCCGCGTGGGACGACTGGTTGGCCGACGAGCCGGACGCCCCGGGGCTTTCCGCCCGTTTGGCCGCCTTGGCGAAGGACGCCTCCCTCCGCCGGTCCCTGGGCGCCGCCCTGCCGTCCGCGGTTCGCGGCAACGATTGGGACGCGCATTTTCTGAAATTGCGGGCGTGTTACGACGAGACCTTGGACCTCGTCGGTCGCCCCGAATGAACAACGGAGTACGCCCATGATCGGTTCCCCCATCGGGATCGCGGTTCGCGATTTGGCCTCCAGCGGCGGGCGCGCCGCCCTGGAATTGGCCCGCCGGCTCTCGCCCAACGGGTACGAGCCGCGCCTCGCCGTCCACCGGCTCGGGAACGAACCGACCGAGGCGTCGGACGGACGATCGGTCGAGGTGTCGACCGTCGCGGAATGGCCCCTTTCGTCGTGGTTGGCGGCGTACAGTTTTGATCGGAGCGCCCGGGCGCGCCTCCGCCGGTGCGACGCCCAATTGATCCACGGGTACGGGGGTTTGGTCGTTCAGGATCTGTTGACCCTTCCCACGCTGGAGCGGCTCCGCCAGCGCCACGTGCCGGGGGCGCCGCCGCCGTCGTCGGGGATCGGTTACCTTCGGCGGTTGCAGTTGGGCCCCGGGGGCGCCCGGGCCGTGACGGTGTTTTCCGAAATGGCCCGCCGCGATTTGGCGGAGGTCTACGAGGTGCCGTTGACGTCCGTTCGCGCGATTGCGCCCGGCGTGGATTCGAGGCGTTTTCGGCCCGACGACCGGGGGCCCAGCCGGTTTACCCTGTTTCGGGTCTCGGGGTGGACGGACCACTACAAGATCGTTTTGGCCGTCGTGACGGACGACCCCGCCACCCAGGATTTCTCGCTCCTGGCCCGGGCCGTGGACTTGTTGGCGGACCGTGTGCCGTCGGCTCTTTGCGTCCTGGGGCGGGTCGATTTGTCGAAAAATCCGGCGGTTCAGCATCTCGCCCGGCGCGGGCGGTTTTTCCAGGTGCCGGCCACCCAGCACGTTGAAAAATATTTTGTCGCCGCCGACGTCTACGCCCTCCCGGCCCATTACGAGGAATTCGGATTGCCGGTCCTGGAGTCCCTGTCGTCCGGGACCCCCGTGGTCGTGAGCGGAAGGACCGGCGCCAAAGAAGTGGTGTCGAACGGGACCGACGGCATCGTCGTCGACGATATGCAGGACCCGAACGTCTGGGCCATGGCGTTGGAGCGCGCCTGGTCCCTGGACCGGACGGTGTGCCGCCGTTCCGCCGAAACCCGCCCCTGGGACGCCCACGTGGCCGCGATCGTTCAGCTTTACCGAGGGCTGATGTGACCCCCCGGCCCGCGGACGGCGCCGCCTTTTGGCTGGAGCGGGGGCGGTCCTGGGCCCTGGCGGCCCTGGCGCTGGCCCTTCCCCTTTCGTTGGCGGGCGCCAACGCGTGCTGGGCCCTGGCCCTGGCCTGCTGGTTGGGCCTTTTGGTGGTCGACCCCGCGGCTCGGCGGTTTCGCCCCACGGGATTGGAAATCCCTTGGCTCCTTTATTTGGCGGTGGAAGTCGCCACCGCGCTTTGGTCGGACCGCCCCGTCCACAGCTTGGGCAAGGTGAAAAGCGAAATTTTGTTCGTGGTGTTTTTGCTTTACGCCCAGGCGCCCGCGGAGCGGCGCCGCCACCTGGGTTTGTTTCTTCTGGGGGCGGGAATCGCCGCGGCCTTGGGGCTGGTTCAGAAAAGCCTCGGCTGGACGTCCGAGGGGCTCCACGGGGTCGCCCGCCTGCTCGACACCCACCGGGGGCGGGCCCAGGGGTTTTACAGCAATCCGATCACCTACGCGGAGATGCTCCTTTTCGCCATATTCCTTTCCTTGTCCCGCCGTCGGGCGAGCGGCGCCGGTTCCGCGGCCTGGCCTTGGGGGGTTTTCGTCTTGGCCGTGGCCGCGGCCGCGGCCAGCGCCACCCGGGCGGTGTGGTTGGCCGGGCCGCTGGCGTTGGGGGGGTGGGCTTTTTGGCGGAGAGATCGACGGGTGGCCCTGGCCTTGGGGGCGGTTCTCCTGGGCGCGGGCGTCACCGGGTTTGCGTCGCCGGCTTTTCGCGCCCGGGCCGCCAGCATCACGGACGCCCGGACCGACACGTCCCATTTGATCCGAAAGGGCGTCTGGGTCCGTTGCGCGGAATTGATTCGCCAACATCCCGGACGCGGGGTGGGCATCGGGAACCTGCACATCGCCGGCCGCGACCTGCCCTGGGGCGGGGCAAGCCCGGATTCGGATTGGACGGAAGCCCACAACATATATCTTCAAATGGCGGTGGAGCGCGGGGTGCCGGGATTTCTGGTTTTTCTCGCTTTGCTGGTCGTCTATTGGCGTTTCCTTGTTAAAGCGGCGGCCGCCGATCCGGAGTTGGACGGATTGCTTTTCGGGTTTTTGGCGCTTTGTCTGGCGGGTTTGACCGAATCGTGGACCCACGACTCGGAAGTGGTCCTGTGCCTATATATGTTGCTGGGGGTGGCGGCGGCCCGTCCTCGGGTCCCGCCCGTCGGGGGAATTTAGAACGGGTTTCGCAAATCCCCTGGGAGCCGCCAACGCGGCTTTCGGCCGGCGCGGCTCGAAATTCGTATTCCCGTTCCGAGTGGATTTTCGGAACCGGTTCTAATAAAATGCGTTTAAGGAGACTTGAGTGATTGCACGTTTTCGCGTGTTCATGGGTTTTATCGCCGGAGCGTTGTTCCTGTTCCTCTCCCACGCCGGGGGTTGGCCCCGCGTGGCGCTCGGGCTGGCGATCGCCTTCGGGGGGTTGTTCCTTCGCGGGCGGGCCGCCGGTTATTTGGAAAAAGGAAAACGTCTGGCCCAGGACGGTCCCTACGCCTGGATCCGCCACCCTCTCTACGCCGGAAGCTTCCTGATGGCCCTGGGTTTCACCGTGGCGGGCACCTCCTCGTACTGGCCCGTGCACGGATGGATCCTCTGGGCGGTCTTTTTGACTCTTTTTGTCGGCATTTACCCGCGGCGCATTAAAGAAGAGGAAGCGTCTCTGGAGAAATATTTCGGCGACGCTTGGCGGCAATTCACCTCTCGGAACCGGCGGTTCCTGCCCCGCTGTTCCCCCGTCCGCCGCGAAAACCCCGACCGCTTCGAGTGGGCGCGCTACCGCAAAAACAAGGAACACAACGCCGCTTTGGGGTGGTTGGCCGGGGTGGCCGTGGTGCTGATTAAAGGGGCGTTGAATGG
It encodes:
- a CDS encoding glycosyltransferase family 4 protein: MIGSPIGIAVRDLASSGGRAALELARRLSPNGYEPRLAVHRLGNEPTEASDGRSVEVSTVAEWPLSSWLAAYSFDRSARARLRRCDAQLIHGYGGLVVQDLLTLPTLERLRQRHVPGAPPPSSGIGYLRRLQLGPGGARAVTVFSEMARRDLAEVYEVPLTSVRAIAPGVDSRRFRPDDRGPSRFTLFRVSGWTDHYKIVLAVVTDDPATQDFSLLARAVDLLADRVPSALCVLGRVDLSKNPAVQHLARRGRFFQVPATQHVEKYFVAADVYALPAHYEEFGLPVLESLSSGTPVVVSGRTGAKEVVSNGTDGIVVDDMQDPNVWAMALERAWSLDRTVCRRSAETRPWDAHVAAIVQLYRGLM
- a CDS encoding O-antigen ligase family protein is translated as MTPRPADGAAFWLERGRSWALAALALALPLSLAGANACWALALACWLGLLVVDPAARRFRPTGLEIPWLLYLAVEVATALWSDRPVHSLGKVKSEILFVVFLLYAQAPAERRRHLGLFLLGAGIAAALGLVQKSLGWTSEGLHGVARLLDTHRGRAQGFYSNPITYAEMLLFAIFLSLSRRRASGAGSAAWPWGVFVLAVAAAAASATRAVWLAGPLALGGWAFWRRDRRVALALGAVLLGAGVTGFASPAFRARAASITDARTDTSHLIRKGVWVRCAELIRQHPGRGVGIGNLHIAGRDLPWGGASPDSDWTEAHNIYLQMAVERGVPGFLVFLALLVVYWRFLVKAAAADPELDGLLFGFLALCLAGLTESWTHDSEVVLCLYMLLGVAAARPRVPPVGGI
- a CDS encoding isoprenylcysteine carboxylmethyltransferase family protein, giving the protein MIARFRVFMGFIAGALFLFLSHAGGWPRVALGLAIAFGGLFLRGRAAGYLEKGKRLAQDGPYAWIRHPLYAGSFLMALGFTVAGTSSYWPVHGWILWAVFLTLFVGIYPRRIKEEEASLEKYFGDAWRQFTSRNRRFLPRCSPVRRENPDRFEWARYRKNKEHNAALGWLAGVAVVLIKGALNG